In Raphanus sativus cultivar WK10039 chromosome 5, ASM80110v3, whole genome shotgun sequence, the following proteins share a genomic window:
- the LOC108834450 gene encoding uncharacterized protein LOC108834450, with protein sequence MGRSRVQVNKAHKTRFSSKSSRNLHKTSLQDGGRIGKPEGNHVKGARAARLQRGKMLREQKRAAVLKEKRASGGLSSAPRVIVLFPLSASVDLNSLGEDVLKLLSTDGGDDSSTVASSEYKLRATVLKAPHGDLLTCMEMAKVADLIAFVASANEDISSLIDSFGSQCLSVLRSIGLPSTAVLIRDLPSELKKKNELKKMCISQLTSEFPEDCKFYPADTRDELHKFMWLFKAQRLSVPHWRSQRPYVVAHKVGMVVDDKSPGECTLLLSGYLRARKLSVNQLVHVTGVGDFQLSKVEVLKDPFPLNERKKQNSMELDDDSHDEEVLRSLVPDPMSQEPLVVENTPDPLAGEQTWPTESEMAEADRNQEQRKSKKRILPRGTSEYQAAWIVDEKIDEEDSDNGDSDDDGMVLDRGEDHYSNQDQDFEDDKETLYVQDMDNETHNDSEMMDDENLTREQYEDQIKKIKEAHAEDEEFPDEVETPIDQPARKRFAKYRGLKSFRTSSWDPNESLPQDYARIFAFDNVVRTQKLVLKQAQKMEEESREDCVPTGSYVRLHIKEVPIVAASKLSSIVSTKPVIAFGLLQHESKMSVLNFSLKKYDGYEDPIKTKEELMFHVGFRQFVARPVFSTDNFRSDKHKMERFLHPGRFSLASVYGPISFPSLPAVVLKISEGSDAPAVAALGSLKSIEPNKIILKKIILTGYPQRVSKMKASVRYMFHNPEDVRWFKPVEVWTKCGRRGRVKEPVGTHGAMKCIFNGVVQQHDVVCMNLYKRAYPKWPERMYPQLL encoded by the exons ATGGGGCGCTCTCGAGTTCAAGTCAATAAGGCTCACAAGACTCGTTTCTCCTCTAAGTCTTCTCGCAATCTTCACAAAACCTCCCTCCAAG ATGGAGGCCGGATTGGTAAACCGGAGGGTAACCATGTTAAAGGAGCTAGAGCTGCTCGTCTCCAGCGTGGCAAAATG CTTAGAGAGCAGAAAAGAGCAGCGGTATTGAAGGAGAAGAGGGCTTCAGGAGGCTTATCCAGCGCTCCTCGTGTTATC gtCTTGTTTCCTCTCTCTGCTTCTGTGGATTTGAACTCACTTGGTGAAGATGTTTTAAAGCTGTTATCTACTGATGGTGGTGATGATTCTTCAACAGTTGCATCTTCTGAGTATAAGCTAAGAGCAACA gtGTTGAAGGCGCCTCATGGGGATCTTCTGACATGCATGGAAATGGCCAAG GTTGCTGATCTGATCGCTTTTGTTGCATCTGCAAACGAGGATATCTCTAGCTTAATAGATTCATTCGGAAGTCAGTGTCTTTCTGTGCTTAGATCAATTGGTCTACCAAGTACCGCTGTGTTGATACGT GACTTACCAAGCgagttaaaaaagaaaaatgagcTGAAAAAGATGTGTATCTCTCAGCTTACTTCTGAATTTCCCGAGGATTGTAAGTTCTATCCAGCAGATACTAGAGATGAGTTGCATAAG TTCATGTGGTTATTCAAGGCACAAAGGCTTTCTGTACCTCATTGGCGAAGTCAAAGACCATATGTTGTGGCTCACAAG GTTGGGATGGTGGTGGATGATAAAAGCCCAGGAGAGTGCACTCTACTTCTCTCCGGTTACTTGCGTGCTCGTAAGCTATCTGTAAATCAGCTG GTCCATGTTACTGGCGTTGGTGATTTTCAGCTCTCAAAAGTCGAAGTCCTGAAGGACCCTTTTCCCTTAAATGAAAGGAAAAAACAGAATTCCATGGAATTGGATGATGATTCACATGATGAAGAG GTATTGAGGTCTCTGGTTCCTGATCCAATGAGCCAAGAGCCTTTAGTAGTTGAAAACACTCCAGATCCGTTAGCAGGAGAACAG ACATGGCCAACTGAGTCAGAGATGGCTGAGGCTGACAGAAATCAGGAACAGAGAAAGTCAAAGAAGAGGATTTTGCCACGAGGGACTTCAGAGTATCAG GCTGCTTGGATTGTGGATGAGAAGATAGATGAAGAGGACTCTGATAATGGTGATTCCGATGATGATGGTATGGTGTTGGATAGAGGAGAGGATCACTATTCCAATCAAGACCAAGATTTTGAGGATGATAAAGAAACACTGTACGTGCAGGATATGGATAATGAAACTCATAATGACTCCGAGATGATG GATGATGAAAACTTGACAAGAGAACAATATGAGGATCAAATCAAGAAAATCAAAGAGGCACATGCTGAAGATGAAG AATTTCCAGATGAGGTGGAGACTCCCATTGACCAGCCTGCAAGAAAACGTTTTGCAAAGTACAGAGGTCTCAAATCCTTCAGAACCTCCTCGTGGGATCCAAAT GAGTCTCTACCTCAGGATTATGCCAGAATCTTTGCTTTTGATAACGTCGTTAGGACTCAAAAGCTTGTGCTCAAGCAAGCCCAGAAGATGGAAGAAGAAAGCAGAGAAGATTGTGTACCAACTGGGTCTTATGTACGGCTGCATATTAAGGAAGTGCCTATTGTTGCTGCCTCTAAACTATCCTCCATCGTAAGCACGAAACCCGTTATAGCATTTGGGCTTTTACAGCATGAATCCAAGATGTCGGTTCTGAACTTTAG CTTAAAGAAGTATGATGGTTACGAAGATCCTATTAAAACGAAAGAAGAGCTGATGTTCCATGTTGGTTTCCGTCAGTTCGTTGCAAG gcCAGTATTTTCAACAGACAATTTCAGGTCAGACAAACACAAGATGGAGAGGTTTCTGCATCCAGGTCGTTTCTCGTTGGCTTCAGTATACGGTCCAATATCTTTCCCATCCCTTCCTGCGGTAGTTCTGAAGATTTCTGAAGGGTCCGATGCTCCTGCCGTTGCTGCCCTTGGTTCCTTGAAAAGCATTGAACCCAACAAAATAATCTTGAAGAAGATAATATTGACTGG GTATCCTCAGAGAGTATCAAAAATGAAAGCATCAGTAAGATATATGTTCCATAACCCGGAAGACGTGAGATGGTTTAAG CCTGTAGAAGTGTGGACAAAATGTGGGCGTCGTGGTCGCGTGAAGGAGCCAGTGGGCACACATG GTGCAATGAAATGCATATTCAATGGAGTGGTGCAGCAACATGACGTTGTGTGCATGAACTTATACAAGCGTGCTTATCCCAAATGGCCTGAGCGTATGTACCCCCAGCTTCTGTAA
- the LOC108859909 gene encoding probable E3 ubiquitin-protein ligase RHY1A has protein sequence MTSASELFSTRRSRPGRSDPDLESDSSLYRHHSHHHHRRHGIHHLNHRHDSNACDPPRRAPPRLRRFCHHLGLSERRPVHDVQGTLQYLNTNGTDSETEGNSFGNLERLPGAVLLARERLFERLRGVSLSSNSRSNRVSLSDNQIESSFYGEPEGIQVSHECNKKPLGLTQGAINGLNRQTFSSAGEVRTERRDCSICLESFTNGDVLISLPCTHSFHSSCLNPWLKACGDCPYCRRAIAKDRVTCK, from the exons ATGACGAGCGCATCGGAACTCTTCTCAACTCGAAGATCCCGTCCGGGTAGATCCGACCCGGATTTAGAATCCGACTCTTCTCTTTATCGACACCACTCACATCACCATCACCGCCGTCACGGGATCCATCATCTTAATCACCGTCATGATTCAAACGCCTGTGATCCTCCCCGACGAGCCCCGCCGCGTCTCCGTCGCTTCTGTCACCATCTTGGTCTCTCG GAACGTAGACCTGTTCATGATGTTCAAGGTACGTTACAGTATTTGAATACCAACGGTACCGATTCGGAAACTGAAGGCAACAGCTTTGGAAACCTAGAGAGGCTTCCCGGAGCTGTTCTTCTCGCGAGGGAAAGACTTTTCGAAAGATTGAGAGGCGTTTCTTTGTCTAGTAACAG TCGAAGCAACAGAGTTTCACTGAGTGATAATCAGATTGAGTCCTCGTTCTATGGAGAACCAGAAGGGATTCAAGTGTCCCATGAATGCAACAAGAAACCATTAGGTCTCACACAAGGTGCAATTAATGGTTTAAACCGGCAGACTTTTAGCTCAGCCGGCGAGGTTAGAACCGAGAGGAGAGATTGTAGCATATGTTTAGAGAGTTTCACTAACGGCGACGTGCTTATATCCTTGCCATGTACCCATAGTTTCCATTCCTCGTGCTTAAACCCTTGGCTTAAGGCTTGTGGAGATTGCCCTTATTGCCGTAGAGCCATAGCTAAGGATAGAGTGACATGTAAATAG
- the LOC108861231 gene encoding telomere repeat-binding factor 1 — translation MGAPKQKWTQEEESALRSGVIKHGPGKWRTILKDPDFSEVLFLRSNVDLKDKWRNMSVMLNGWGSREKSRVGVKRTPSLPKQEDTSLAADSSPLQSDEEMAEEDATGTSAPNVRLDSLIMEAISTIKEPGGSNKTSIGTYIEEQYHAPPDFKRLLSAKLKYLTARRKLIKVKRKYRIPNSTPLSPHRRKQLGSSSGKQRSLSLPSPKTDGDEVSVEANAQIDPELDRMKTMSVQEAAAIAAQAVAEAEAAMAAAEEAAKDAELAEAEAEVAQAFAEEAMKTLKGRYNNCKVMIRA, via the exons ATGGGTGCTCCTAAGCAGAAATGGACTCAAGAAGAAGAGTCAGCTCTAAGGTCCGGCGTTATCAAGCATGGACCTGGCAAATGGCGCACCATTCTCAAAGACCCTGACTTTAGTGAAGTCTTGTTCCTCCGTTCCAATGTTGATCTTAAG GACAAATGGAGGAACATGAGTGTCATGCTGAATGGGTGGGGATCGCGTGAGAAGTCTAGGGTTGGTGTTAAAAGGACGCCCTCTCTTCCTAAACAGGAAGATACCTCGCTTGCCGCCGATTCTAGCCCGTTGCAGAGTGATGAAGAAATGGCAGAAGAAGATGCCACTGGCACTTCTGCACCTAATGTAAG GCTGGATAGCCTCATAATGGAAGCAATATCTACCATAAAAGAGCCCGGTGGCTCTAACAAAACATCAATTGGTACCTACATTGAG GAACAATATCACGCTCCACCAGACTTCAAACGGTTGCTGTCAGCCAAGCTAAAGTACTTGACAGCTCGCCGGAAACTTATCAAG GTTAAGCGCAAGTATAGGATTCCAAACTCCACTCCATTGTCTCCCCACAGAAGAAAACAGTTGGGGTCATCTTCTGGAAAACAGAGAAGTCTCTCTTTGCCTTCCCCTAAAACAGACGGAGATGAAGTCAGTGTTGAGGCAAACGCACAGATTGATCCGGAGTTAGACAGAATGAAGACTATGAGCGTACAAGAAGCGGCAGCGATTGCAGCACAGGCAGTTGCAGAGGCAGAAGCTGCCATGGCAGCGGCTGAAGAAGCTGCAAAGGATGCTGAGTTAGCAGAAGCGGAAGCAGAAGTAGCTCAAGCTTTTGCAGAGGAAGCTATGAAGACACTGAAAGGAAGATACAACAACTGCAAAGTG ATGATTCGTGCCTAA
- the LOC108805132 gene encoding ATP-dependent Clp protease proteolytic subunit-related protein 1, chloroplastic, with the protein MATSMVSPLTPQLNNEALCSKSVLRNSPFMSGSTKLFSSNMPCSSVPQRTRRSHCFASAKNMSFDHIPKQFRGDNLKDGVMQNFKNVPQYFYGLNPAQMDMFMTEDSPVRRQAEKVTEESISSRRNYLDNGGTWSMSGMNVADPRRYSMSVQMYRGGGGGGGGSARPRTAPPDLPSLLLDARICYLGMPIVPAVTELLVAQFMWLDYDNPAKPIYLYINSPGTQNEKMETVGSETEAYAIADTISYCKSDVYTINCGMAFGQAAMLLSLGKKGYRAVQPHSSTKLYLPKVNRSSGAAIDMWIKAKELDANTEYYIELLAKGTCKSKEQINEDIKRPKYLQAQAAIDYGVADKIADSQDSSFEKRDYDGSLAQRAMGRPGGGNPTASAGLR; encoded by the exons ATGGCGACTTCTATGGTCTCTCCTCTTACTCCACAGCTCAACAACGAAGCTCTCTGTTCCAAGTCTGTGCTTCGCAACTCACCCTTCATGTCGGGATCTACTAAGCTCTTCTCCTCGAACATGCCTTGCTCTTCTGTCCCTCAACGCACAAGAAGATCACACTGCTTCGCTTCTGCTAAAAACATGAGCTTTGACCACATCCCCAAGCAGTTTCGAGGAGACAATCTCAAAGATGGAG TGATGCAAAACTTCAAGAATGTACCGCAATACTTCTACGGGCTTAATCCAGCTCAAATGGATATGTTCATGACCGAGGATAGCCCTGTCCGTAGGCAAGCGGAAAAAGTTACCGAG GAAAGCATCTCGTCTAGAAGAAATTATTTAGACAATGGAGGGACATGGAGTATGTCTGGTATGAATGTAGCAGATCCTAGAAGATATAGCATGAGTGTCCAAATGTACAGAGGTGGAGGAGGCGGCGGTGGAGGATCTGCAAGACCAAGAACTGCTCCTCCAGATTTGCCTTCTTTGCTCTTGGATGCTAGGATCTGCTATCTTGGCATGCCT ATTGTTCCTGCAGTTACTGAGTTACTCGTTGCACAGTTTATGTGGTTAGACTATGATAACCCAGCAAAGCCCATCTACCTATACATAAACTCACCTGGGACTCAG AATGAGAAGATGGAGACTGTTGGGTCAGAAACAGAGGCTTATGCCATAGCTGACACCATTTCT TATTGCAAATCAGATGTATACACAATCAATTGTGGAATGGCTTTTGGTCAAGCAGCAATGCTTCTTTCTCTTGGTAAAAAGGGTTATCGTGCCGTACAACCACATTCATCAA CAAAACTATATCTGCCAAAAGTAAACAGATCGAGTGGAGCTGCCATAGATATGTGGATAAAG GCCAAGGAACTTGATGCAAATACTGAGTATTACATCGAGCTGTTAGCTAAGGGAACATGTAAATCTAAAGAGCAGATCAACGAGGACATCAAGCGACCGAAATATCTCCAAGCACAAGCAGCCATTGACTATGGAGTCGCAGACAAGATAGCTGACTCTCAGGATAGTTCCTTTGAGAAACGG GATTACGATGGGTCTCTTGCCCAGAGAGCCATGGGAAGACCTGGAGGAGGCAATCCAACAGCTTCAGCAGGACTTAGATGA